The Anastrepha obliqua isolate idAnaObli1 chromosome 5, idAnaObli1_1.0, whole genome shotgun sequence DNA window AGTGAACGATACTTCGCTATGTTAAACTGTGAAAACTAGGTTTGCCTCAAAAACACATCAGTTCTTCAAAAATCTTCACTTCCGCATAAAGAAACCGCCGAGGAGATGCTGCACCATTATTTCCGCTTGTGAGTAGTTACAACTTTGGCAAGAGATATTGAATACTAGTGGCAGTCTGGTATTCTGAGCACTTAGTATCATGCGCCCTGTAAAAGCAGAGGTTAGTTGggatacagtctgtgtcagaaaaaaggaaccgcgattattcatggaGTATAAatgatttatatttaaattttttttgcatgaaagtaTTTACGAAACtatgagtcgcaattactcaataagccgtgtagtctctaTCGTTGTcaagtatagcctggcatcttctcggcGTGCTTTGAACCAACTTTTCTACATAGTTCGTCGACAACcgggactagattttgcgaatcTGATGCACGAGTTTCTTTAAATCACGGACCCGCCTTctggcaagatgcgttttcatagttcctcacacattttcaattgagttggcgtctggggactgggaaggccagtccaatactgtgaggccattttcttgttttgttgtttctcaatgcatttttctgatagcagtggttttgatgatgtgggacggtaggatatgttcgcctcctttagTCGACGTTCAATGGCGTTGATActcacatatcgcaccctaaatacaaaagggtcacaattcaaaattttccaaactcgagcttgacttgtttacagtagcacagaaaacaaactatgtgacatatcacgctgaaattttccatgtaagctcctaccaaaaaacaaaaaatttatttttgccatatgtcatccgcggaccgttttattgataacgtctcgttcatatttgagcagaaggaacattttgagttgtgacccttttgtatatagggtgcgatatattccctttttagcaagaactgatcatGCTTGGCGTAgccacaaagaagggtcccgcttaaaaagttggacgattactttatttgcttttttgtcatcactcacttcaagccgcgctcggaaaagtcatcaacatttttatacacctaatgccgctgattccacatcacaacaaccttttttgattttttaatcacttttgcagcggCGACGTAAGATAATTTctgccctttcgaatgcgtgcataaaaataccgcctcaaaacgtttcgcgtacttctcactcattttagtttggttgcgtttatgggaaagtttcgaacgatactaacctgagttagcactggcgtcgtagcgaGTGGGATTATTATGCAGCACAAAGCAGaatgaaatatatcttgaagttacaagaaaaaaaccggttcttttcttctgacacagactgtatatccTTCTGTCTATTTGAAAGATGGTTAAAGCTTTTTTAACACTGCAAGAAGGTCTTAAACTCTTGCAAATTCTGACGTACTTTAGATTCGTCCATATCATTGGAGATGCGACCTGTGTGTAGAGATGCGACCCCTGTTGAAACTCTCAAATCTAACAACAGCTTCTGAGATATTATCTGCCATTTTAATTAGCTAAGAATATTACGATGTACTGTAAGGGCGATAAGCAAAGTTTGAGGCttaggtaggtaagtaggtagaagtggcagttTCGTCTCTAAACCAAACCACTTAGACCGATGACGATCCATTGTGACACAACAGTCGCAGTTTAACTGAGTTTGACTCTCATTTTACGATATAGTCATTCTTACGCCATAAgagtttaaactaaaaaaaaaaacagtcaaggGACTATTCGAATTTCGTAGGAATGAACCTATTTGTAAATTTGACTTAGAATACCCACTCACTATCACTTTCAATCtcattttttccactttgcACCGTAAACAAGAATAATTTGTAATTTGATTTGCTCTGCGAGTCTGTATGTAAACTGACTTTATGCCCTATGAAGTGCTCGCCTACGGAACTATGGTTGTGTATTCTAAGCAAACATACCTAAATACATACTATAAACttattcatacacaaatataataCGCACACTAGTAAGAGTGTAGATATGACCGCTTATGaggcatatttttaaatttttttatttttattttttcgacaaTTGCAAAATCTCGCATTGTCCCAATTGACATAGGGGAGATAATTGTACGAATATGCTCGCACAAAGCTCGGCCAACattatgttatatatatatatatgaaatttattcGCTCAACATTGCCTATATtggctattttaaatttttttcattctgaTCTTTTATGCAGAACTTGGGTATGCTTTGGCACACACTCAAGCAAAAGCATTCCAATAGTTACTAATACATAAAAGTCCACATGCATTTAGTGCCTAACCTACCTTCTCACATCCGATCTCGTCGTCACACACTGTGCTGTGATCCCATTTGTACCACCCTCTGGGTTACTGCTGGCTAGTGGCTGCCTGGTGCGCTTCTCGTCTATTCATATTACAttacaaattaaattagttaATCTGGCTGATAGCTAACGACGATTGCTTGAAGAGCTCTGACGGCAGGGTATATCTGTATGATTTAAAAGCATCTCATGTCAATTACTGTTTCCGAAACGGATATACATAGCAGTATTGGATAAGCTCTATAAAATGCTAATCACATACTGGCGAGTGATATATTTATCGAACAATGCACataaattatcttttatttttgggATTTGTTCCAATTTTTCCTCATTTACATTAATgagaatttgatatttttattacaagtagatttttgtttaatttgagaTATAGGCGcatatgaacaaatgttgaatAATCTGGCTAAGGCGAGAAATACCTAACTCAATTAACACAGAATTTTCGCTCTTAAAATGGTGGGTGAAGTAGACCATTGGCATTTTTTCTGGGCTCATGCAAAACATGCCTTGGATTGCAGTAGAAAATCAATCAACTTGGACAAGTTTGTCCTCAAGAGTATGAGCTTTTTCTTTAACTACCCTTCAGTACCATTGAACTGACGAAACGTCAACCACTTAGTATATACAGCTAATGCCAGCAAAATCTGCTTTCAATGCACCCAATACTCGTATTTAGCATTTGCATGTCCTAGACGGTAGGCCATGACTGGTTGTTTGAAAAGGTGATCCAACAAGAATCCACTTAGTGCCTCCACACAATTTTGTGTCTAtatcctcgctaccaacaagTTGTACGATTATTTCTTCACGACTCTATCCAGTTTGTGCATTTGAGGAACCTTATAAGGTTGTTTACGTCTATGCCGGCTAACTCTTCGAGGTTTTCATAATGCGGTTTTGCCAACCTTGCCTTCCATACGGCAGGGCATTTACAGAGGAAGTCGAATataatttcctttttctccggttaaTTACAACTATTGCAGTATATATTGCAAGGTATGACCAGAAGACAGTTATCTCTGCCGTGAGTCTGTAGGCATCCCGTCGTTTTATATTTGACAATGTTGACATTTGTTcgtctcctgtcatcaaacaagcaGTCAGCAGACTCGCGTGtcagcacccacgtcactgttgacagttataatttcgaggttgttaaAGACTTTGTATATTTAGAaaacagcattaacaccgataacaatgtcagtcaATCCAACGAggaatatctcttgccaacaagtgctactttggactaagtaggcactTGAGTAGTAAAGgtctctctcgacgaaccaaactaacactttataaggctctcatcatgcccgttatATCTTATAGTGCAAAAGCTTGCACGATGTCAACATCCAGTgtggcgacgcttggagtgttggagagaaagattctgcgtaagatttttggatctttgcgctttggcaatggcgaatatcgcaggcgatggaacgatgagctgtatgagcgtatgagctttacggcaacATAGacttagcgcagcgaataaagatccagcggctacactggctgggtcatgtcgtccgaatagatacaagcGCTACGGCTCTGAAactattcaatgcggtaccagctggtggtagtagaggtagagaaaggcctcctctgcgttggaaagatcaggtggagaagaaggacttggcttcacttgatgtgtccaattggcgccggttagcacgagaaacgactggcgcgctttgttaaactcggccaaaatcgcgtaagcggttatcgcgccaatcaagaagaagaagaagacgttTGTTCGTGGTTGTAGGtgagccataacgttctgctgactTTGCTGGTTGTCTGATCTTTCAATCTATTGTAAAATCCGGGATTCGAGGATAATGCAGATCCCTCTCTTGCCAGTGCGCCTActttttcgtttccttcaatgttccgTGGTGGTAAGGCTATACTAGCTTTGTTCCACCATTTTAGAGGttgtgcctggattgcagcttggctatgtGAAAGAATAGTGACATTACCCTTAAAACAGaagtctgcgattagtagcctacaaccTTCGCCTATTGCCTATACTTGGAAGGCACTGTAAGTATAGGAAaggcgcacagatttttcaattctaagccTATGAGAATATACATATACCAGCCACAACAACACAGCccagttttgaaccatctgtgtagACAGTAGTATCGAAATTTAGTAAAAATCCCTTACTCCATTCCTCCCGAGatagaaagagagtggcaaaatgcCTCTTGAATGTCACTGTTGGGACGATGTTATCAGTCCTCCCGAGGTGGGCTGAGTTTGTCGTCATAATAAGTTGGCTATAGTAAACAAATTAACTATATGCACTCATAATAATCTGAGGCAAAGCTATAAAGAATGGATGTACACTTTTactttacatattatatatgcacattttcaatgattaacACTTCAAAATCGTTTTCTCTTCTTCTAGTATCGCACGGAGATCTTCGAAAACACGAGTTTAAGTCAACCCGGTAAGTTACATTCAATGAATAACCTTTTCCTCGTGAAAATTTTACTAACCAGCTGCAACTAACTAATTCTCTATCTGCATTCACAGTTCCCATGGAAGAGTGGGACTTCAAGTCGGCGCAACGCGAAGGCTCCAACGTGCTTGGCTTGGTTATGTTTAGCGTCATTTTGGGAACTACAATCGGACGCATGCGAGAGAAGGGCCAACTGttacaagatttttttaccGCACTTAGCGAAGCCATGATGACGATAACGTCCTGGGTCATTTGGTGAGTTTGacaacattttaataaataaatgaaaacaaaaaataagttatatttgtttttgtaagtaacTATTTTCCCATATTCAACTTTGCCACATTTGTGCTTTTCAACAGGATTTCACCACTCGGTGTAGGTTTTTTGATAGCtgccaaaattattgaaatggacTCCATTGCTGCAACGATACAGTCTTTGGGTTGGTACTTTATAACAGTAATGCTGGGTCTCTTCCTGCACGGCTTCGGTGAGTTAAAAAGATATATTCGTTTACTATTCTTACTACTAAGAAAATATCTGTATATAATGCtctcctctctctctctatccCTCTATAGGTACCATAGCTGTGATATTCTTTTTGGCTACGGGTACGCTACCTTATCGCTACATTGCTAAATTGAGTCAAGTCTTAGCCACTGCCTTCGGTACCGGCTCCAGTTCGGCAACCATGCCACTTACAATCAAATGTCTCGACGGCATTGGCATTGATCCGCGTGTAACACGTTTCGTCATTCCCGTTGGCGCTACCATCAACATGGACGGCACAGCTTTGTATGAGGCGGTGGCAGCGCTTTTTATTGCCCAGTATCGTGAGATGAGCTATTCCTTTGGCAATATTGTTGCGGTCAGTATTACGGCTACGGCTGCGTCGATAGGTGCAGCTGGTATACCACAGGCAGGTCTTGTGACTATGGTGATGGTATTGGATACGGTGGGATTGGAACCGAAGGATGTCTCACTGATCATCGCTGTCGATTGGTTGCTGtaagttaatttttgtattaaattttttatttgaggtAGATGAAAACCCTGCCTCTGACAAATAGTGATGACATTGATAGGGCTTGTACTACTTAGGTCTTCATGTGCGTGATATAGTAGATCTAATTGTGCTACAAAGCCAAAATTTATCTTTAGGCGAGAAACCCCTTCTTTTTCCTATAGCGCCCGTACACCCATACACGGCGACTTTTGCCTTCCTAATTCTCTCTTCAATGTTGGGCTTGCACATTAGCTCTCTGTCAAGGATgagtcccaggtacttcaccCTGTCAGAGAGCACCAACAACAGAGCGCCCGCTATTGAGGGGAGAAAGCCTCTAGGTagtttatatttcctcgtaaataagacaaGCTCCGACTTCAGAGGATTTAACGAGAGACCGCAATTTGCAGTCCATTTCACAATGAGATTCAGATAATCCTGCATCAGTTCTATCAGAGTATCTAAAAACTTTCCTCTGACACTAAAACTCACGTCATACAAGTAAGCAATCACTCTGCAGCCTCTCCTCTCCAGCCCCTCTAGCAAGTGGTTAAACACAACAACCCAGAGTAGTGGCGAGAGAACACCGCCTTGAGAAATGGCTCTGCTAacctgccggcggagagaggCGCCACACCGCTCTACCGCGACCGTTCTATCGCTAGGCACATTATGTATAAACCGAATAAGGTTCAACCCCTAGTTTATTCAGAGACCTAGCGATTACCTCCGGGACGACATAGCTAAAAGCCCACTCTTTCTGAGAGAGGGTCTCGAGAGCGTAAAATATATACCTGTGCAGATCAATCAACCTCTCAAGGCCTTTCAGCAAGATCAATGAGAGACCGATAGGTCCGAAATCCTTAAGGGATACATGTAAGATTTTACCTTCCTTGGGTATGAAAGTAACTCTCACAGCACTCCAAGATCTGGGTGTGTAGCTCCTATCTATGCAGATCGCGTAGATAGGGAGAATCCAATGTCAAGGTACCTCCGTAAATTTCTGCTGTTGAGCAGGTATAATGCCATCGGACCCAGTTGATTTGAAGGGCTTGAAAGAGTTAATCGCTCAAGCCCGACGGCGCTTATTCAACAAGCAGCTATGGGTGTGAGAATCGAAGCTGGTATTGCTCGAGTTCGGGTTTGTCGGAAATGGGCATCGAAAAGCAGCCTGAGTGACTTCTCGCTGCTCATCGTCCAGTACTCTGATCCGTCACGTCCCTGAGGTAACCCAATGGGTGTGGAATTCCTTGAGAGAATACGTCTTAATCTCGCGGACTCATACAAGCCTTCCACACTTTCGCAGAATCTTCTCCATGAGTTTCGCTACGCTTTCCTAATGTCGGACTAATCCTACTTCGgacgtaatttttattttatatttttattgtcccTTCCACCAGAATTCATTATCAAATCTTTGTCattatttttgtcatattttttttgtattatttttctttatttctctcTACAGAGATCGCTTCCGTACCACCATCAATGTTATGTGTGATGCATTGGGCACCATACTGGTCAATCATCTGTCGAGAAAAGATTTGCAAAGCGTTGATCGGGTAAGTTAAAGCGCGTCTTATAGGAGCCAATTGTGATACCTGtacattaaatataaaaacaaaactttaacaataaaaaatatattacagttGAATGCCGAACCCCATGAGCTCCTCGAACTCGGTGCAAATGGACATGAAACGAAAGAATGAAGACGAACCCTGCCTACCCCTCCCCGCATAAAACCGAAGCCTAAACAGGCACACGACACACACCGTTGAATGTTGCTGCAAAATGCGAGCCATTTTGGCGTGTGATTGTaacggtgtgtgtgtgtgtgtgtgtatgtgcaaagCAATGATGTGACGCTGCTGTACATATAGCCAACGGAGCTTCTGCCTGTCTCAACACAAATTCTAAACATTTGTGCTTCCAAAGTACAAGTACAccgaatttatttatatgtatgaaaatatacgatttttttaa harbors:
- the LOC129247238 gene encoding excitatory amino acid transporter 1 gives rise to the protein MTRPKEDSKFKAFLRENSLTMLTVTGVFLGGLIGFIIKNSTGEWTKREIMYISFPGELFLRMLKCLIVPLLVSSITSAIGGLDLSMSGKIAIRANAYYFVTTISAVVLGICLVTTIRPGQGAKIVEVRTESVDKASKVLTPDTLMDLVRNMFTDNIIQSTMFQYRTEIFENTSLSQPVPMEEWDFKSAQREGSNVLGLVMFSVILGTTIGRMREKGQLLQDFFTALSEAMMTITSWVIWISPLGVGFLIAAKIIEMDSIAATIQSLGWYFITVMLGLFLHGFGTIAVIFFLATGTLPYRYIAKLSQVLATAFGTGSSSATMPLTIKCLDGIGIDPRVTRFVIPVGATINMDGTALYEAVAALFIAQYREMSYSFGNIVAVSITATAASIGAAGIPQAGLVTMVMVLDTVGLEPKDVSLIIAVDWLLDRFRTTINVMCDALGTILVNHLSRKDLQSVDRLNAEPHELLELGANGHETKE